One Vicia villosa cultivar HV-30 ecotype Madison, WI linkage group LG5, Vvil1.0, whole genome shotgun sequence genomic window, ttagtttccagtttaacagaacttctggaactcaaggctcatctcagtatcaaatacaaaaagctcaaaaagctatttgaatctgaaactaagaagttggaagtggaaaattctgaactgaaggaaaaagttttaaaattatccaaagatattggatctccttctgacttaGAGAAGTccattcctagtctgaaccatattctgaaaaaatatgacttgagctttaggaagtttttatctagaggtattggaagaagtcaacttgcctatatgatatatgttgttagtaGAAACAAGAGAATCGACATAggatatgagggtgataccccatacaaacttgaacctgtagatgatatgaaaatcacatacaagccattatatgatcagttcaagtatggccactcccatgatattaggctcacatcacatgccaaaagctttcacattacacacactaagaagcatgtgacacaacctagaaaatatcatgtggctcaacctaaggaatatcatgctgtaccttcTGTTAATTATAATgcaaaacccaagttcaatcagaacttgaggagaactaacaagaaatgacccaagaaaatgtggctacctaaggaaaagattattcccgttgcagatatccttggctgcaaagaagacaaaggaaagcatgtcatggtaactggactctgggtgctctcgacacatgacgggaagaaggtctatgttccaagacctggtgcttaaatcttctggagaagttaagtttagaggaaatcagaagggcaagataattggctcaggaaccataagtactggtaactctccttctataactaatgttcttctggtagatggattagctcataacttgttgtccataagtcaattaagtgacaatggttatgacataatctttgatcaaaagtcttgtaaggctgtaaatcagaaggatggcttaaacctatttacaggcaagagaaagaacaacatttacaagattgatcttcaagatcttaagaaacAGAAGgtaacttgccttatgtctgttagcgaagagcattgggtctggcacagaagattaggccatgctagtttgagaaagatttctcagattaacaaactaaatctggtcagaggactccctaatctgaaatataaattagatgctctttgcgaagcatgtcagaagggaaagttctccaaacctgcattcaagtctaagaatgttgtttcttcctctaggccgctagaacttctgcacattgatttgtttggcccagtcaaaacaacttctgtcagagggaagaaatatggattagtcatcgttgatgattatagtcgctggacatgggtaaatttcttgaaacacaaggatgagtctcattcagtgttctttgaattctgcactcagattcaatctgagaaagagtgtaaaatcataaaggtcagaagtgatcaaggtggcgaatttgagaacagattctttgaggtttacttcaaagaaaatggtattgcccatgatttctcttgccctagaactccacagcaaaatggagttgtagaacgaaagaataggactctacaagaaatggccagaaccatgatcaacgaaaccaatatggctaagcgttcctgggcagaagcaataaacactgcatgctatattcagaatagaatctctataagacctattcttgatAAGACTCttcatgaattgtggaagaacagaaagcccaacatttcatattttcatccttttggatgtgtttgttttattctgaatactgaagatcatctgagtaagtttgattctaaggcacagaagtgtttccttcttggatattctgaacgctctaaaggctacagagtatacaatactgaaacattgattgttgaagaatcaatcaatatcagatttgatgataagcttggtcttgaaaagccaaagcagtttgagaattttgcagatatagatatatcaatctcagaagctgaagaaccgaCAAGCAAAGTATCAGatgctgaagaacccagaagcaaaggatcagaagatcaagttgatgcttctttagagaatctcagaatttctgaagagccaacagttagaagatcttctagactcacctctactcactcagaagatgtcattcttggaaagaatattgatcctatcagaacaagatcttttCTTAAGAATATCAGTACGGATCTAtgatcagaatgagaagatgagaagttctaactcTTTCAGAATCAAGGTTAAAGTAAAATAGTTTTCACCAACTTTtctagaagatgaacacgtgttcactctatttggacaagcatgcgtgcaactgatgagatgccgccctaggtaactgtgcaaatcatttcaaatttcacgttatcccacctaacgtcattcatcattaaatgcatttaatttttcttgattctgtaactgttcattctcataatttcattgcattctttttcaaatccgtctctatataaactCCCCTCATCATATCATTTTCTCTTTTACGCATTCTTTCTCTCTCCTGTTTATGCACTTCTGTAACCTTTTTGCCCTATTTTCTCACCCTAAAAGAAAGAAACCTAGAAATCTCAGAAAGGTgcaaatggctgcttcttcatcccaTATTGCTGATTCTTCATCTCcttctcaacaacatcaacaagaagaAGAACCGTTCTATCCTCCACTCACTTGCACAATTCCTCGGGAAGATTTAGAGGTTATCTGTGAGTTGatagttgattttgaaaatctggaAGAACATCAGTTTCATCTCAGAGATAATGTGATCTTTCAAGGATGGTCATCATTATTTcgtgagttctgtggaccggtctaTCCGGACTTGGTAAAATAATTCTGGGTTAACGCCTTTGTCATTCCTAAAGCAATAGTctcttttgttcatggaagattcttcTCAATCACCGAAGACACTTTGCGAATGCTGTTTGAATTGAAAGAGCCTGTTGGTGATTTTGAACTCTCTCGAAGGGCAAACTGGAATCATGTTCTTGCTGAACTATACCAAGATGTGACGAAAAAAAAAGATGTCAGGGATCTGAAGGACATCTACAAAGTGtggacaaagattcttcttgGTTTTTTttatcacaggaaagcaacccattcttCAAACTTTGTCAATAGAGACCAACAATACATCTTGTACTGCATTGGTACtcggaagaaggttgatgttgtatacatcattttcaatcatatgtggaatgctgtaagaGATACTCGAGATGAGAATAGAACCAAGAAAGgaaatgttattccttttggaagaatcattaccaatcttctagttcaaaccaagatggttgaaagACTGGAAACTGCTGGAGTTGTCAAGGACCTTGTTACTCTCACTGGAAATATCTTGAATGCCaataccttgagaaagatgaatcttattaAGGTTATTGGACATGTTCCCCAACCTATTCTAGGTGTCAGAAACAGAAGAGGACCTGTGCTAGCTGAGTTTGAAACGTTATTTTTAAATGAACAACCTGACATTAAAGTTCATTATCTGAATGTTGTCAAGAAAGGTAGTGTTAGAGATGCTCCTGCTGGGATCAGTCGTCAGAAAGCCTCAACTTCAAAGtctgaagcttcagaagatgtttcagaagctgctccaAAAGTTGCTGCCaacaaagaaagaagaacaaagcgaaAGGTTGATCTTCCTTCTGTAAATGAGGAGAACAATAATCAAGAAGAAGTTGCTGCAGAAGTTGATGAGAATGTTGTGGTAGAAGAAGTTGTTGCTAAAGAAAATCTAGAcgttttagttgaaaatgagaatatTCAACAAGAAGacgctgagaaaaagaagaaaaataagaagtcaaagaaagaagatgttgAGAAGGAAgtagagatgaaaaagaaaaataagaagaagaaaaagaaacttgTTGTAGTTGAAAAGAGGTCAGAAGAAGACGtgaataaggaagaagaagaaaaggaagcTTCCAGAAAGAGAGAACTTGCTCTAGAAAAGATAAAGGTTGTTTATGAGAAGAAGAAGCGAAAAGGACTTGAAGCTGATTCTGAAGGGTCTCGGAAGAAATCCAAAGGTATGCATATTTCTGAACCTGACTCTGTTTCTGTTTTAATTGcagaatctgtaccaacagaagttcctcaACCTTCTCAGCCAGAAAACCAACCACAAACAGCCCCTGTTGAACCTCCTCAAAttaccaaagttctcacccctccttcttcacctaTAACCAATACTGCTTCTGACCATCCCATTGATACACTCGTTCTAgatattcaaccccttcaaaccctctatcctcctcactcaaatctccatttctcaacctccacctcatgcaaactattcCCCTATTGCTAATCCAGTTAACAACAATTCACCTGAATCAGAATCTAAAAGTACTGGTTCTTTGGCTCAATTGTTTCGTGACTGCAATTTCACTCCTAAACCCCGTCTTAAACCTGAGCTTGTGGTGTTATACGCTGGGTCAGAAGAAGTAGAATCTCATatctctcttgatagagaacgTTAACCCTACTTCTTTGTGAACCCAGATTCTACTGtcaccagactcaaatcccgccgggaattttcttttggtgtatgttttgaattattaaaactaaaaatggaGACAGGTTTAGAGACATTGAAGGCAGCACATCATGCCCGGATGGATGATGTTGAATTAAGAAATCTCTGAAGGATTTTCAGAAGAAAGATGCACTCTGAGTTTCGGAAGCTTCAGAAGgcgtgtgaagcagaagctccagGTCATCTTGGATTTCTAAGATCCTATGAAGAATTTTGGGTTAGTCATCTCAAGGGCAGGTATTGTCttgaagaaaaatattttcttaatgaGCTTGCAGAAGATGTGTCTGACCAAGCGCCTTGTCTTGCCATGGTCGTGTGGAAGCCCCCATAttctgttctgactggagactttcagtctatattcaactggctaagggagaatccctcaaagaaagcaccagatatggtatatcctgctgttgaatacccatcagaagttgctgctcctacacctccaaggaatctggctgcaattcttcaggctcttgagaatggagactctgataTCCCTATTCCAGAATATGcggaagatgcttctatgtcagaagctgatgttgagaagcaaagtgctgagaatcatcctgctgagaaacttcttgtttaggaaaatcaagatgatgttctcatgttaGATGCTGTTGTTGAGCATGCTATTCCTCTGAATGATGGTTGTGaatcttcttctgctgaaccttctcttctggtgaacaccatgaaggctcttcaaaagaatcaagatgcTCTAGCTTCTCGGTTGGATAAGAatgaagatactcacaatgatattcgctcattcatgaagacgcagactgaaagcacttctgagattcaaaaccttctagcCAAGATCTTCTCcaggctaggctagtcgtagtcttttggtcttagttgtttcttgcttcttgcatatgtttcttgcatctgcttctctcttttgtatcttctgatatgttttgatgaatcaatgaaacattatcttctctcaaattgtttgtttttcatctgaatcttttaaatgctttttgatgttatgaccaaaagggggagaaaacgtgataattgatttgatttaatatatcagttgttgggattaagtctcaacattcctaacattatttgcaagttctatgtctttgagatttttgcaggattgaagatattctgaaaaagctcaacatgagaagcaaataaatggggaaaagcaattctataaagaaacatgttcttggaattgaagcaagcttagtgctgtgaaacatcaagatcagaagcaagaaggaagactgttctgatattctcatggcagaatatgctctaacacatgcttatcccttatatgttctgatacatatttcttttaagaacttatcaaagtttgctctgaCAGTTGTTTTAGCATTGATCTGTTATATGttccttcttaaaagaatgttctgattcattcatgctatgacttttgtcgtttagttttgttctgaaacatttcaggatgtaaagatgctttgatgatgctctggtacattcaagaatgttctgatacaatcaagcatgcaatgaatcaagaagaaatttaaagctctaaagctgtcctatggaagcaagaagtagaagctctgaatgttctaaagttctaggcaaatgtgaacgtctcaactgaaatggaaaatactcagggaagtcttttatttataaattcttccagtatttatttcaggagggagattgttaatctcagggggagacatattcatacactatgtttatatgctgatgctataactgtgtaattgtctttggtcatctaatattctgattgcaaattcatatcaattatatatgtttttgtcatcatcaaaaagggggagattgttagaacaagatttgttctgatcaatattcttagttttgatgataataatgtatatgaattttgtataagacaatgtggtactccaatcctatgcattttccattttaggaaatagatgatgagtatgcacaattcagcgctaagaagcactgactcagaaggttcagtatgcaacatcagaacatgctctcacaagacatcagaagatggtcaagcagaatcagaacatggtctattgaagcatcagaagaacttgagatcagaagcagaagcactaaagttcttatggtattacgctaaaagcacttcaaagtcagaagataagaagatgctctgcaccaagctgtttcactctgattaattcaaacgttgtatctacaaagatcagatcagaaggaagtacaagatggcaggctacgctgactgacaaaaggaacgttagaagctattaaaggaaaattcatttaaagcaggaaaagcaaggctcgaggtagttgacaaaagagtgaaacattaaatgcaatgctgtacggatcacgcaatgcattaaatgctcccaacgatcatcttctcaaaaagcctataaatagaagttctgatgagaagctgaatacaacactcttgcgcaaaaatacagaaacgatgtcaaattcaaaagctctcaaacttcatcttcaacctcacttcattactgttgtaatatcttagtgagattcaagcttagaacttaagagaaatatcacagttctgactatagcttattaagaagcattgtaatactcttgtaacaatttgtttacattaatttgtaaaaggttcctagagtgatcaaggtgtgatcagaatactctagaagacttaggaggtatctaagtggaaaaccattgtaatcaaggttgattagtggattaaatcctcaggtgaggtaaatcactctaagggggtggactggagtagtttcgttaacaacgaaccaggataaaaatcattgtgcaattgttttatcttaagtgtttttaaaatcacttattcaacccccccccccccctttctaagtgtttttctatccttcaattggcatcagagcgccggttctaaggtgcaagcacttaaccgagTTAGAAAAGAtacaggaagagaaaaacacattgtttagatggctggtgagactccaacacctacatctacatctggatctgctgagcaacacaatggaattggtaacaatggctacactagaccaccagtattcgatggtgaaaactttgaatattggaaagataaactcgaaagttactttcttggtttagatggtgacttatgggatcttctggtggatggttacaaacatccagtgaaagcaagaggagtaaagctgacaagacaagaaatgagtgatgatcaaaagaaagaattcaaaaatcatcacaagtgtaggactattctgctcaatgctatttctcatgctgaatatgagaagatatcaaacagagaaactgcctatgacatatatgaatcattgaaaatgaatcatgaaggaaatgcccaagtcaaggagaccaaggcTCTTgatttaatccagaaatatgaagccttcaagatggaggatgatgaaaacattgaaaaaatgttctcaagatttcaaactctaactactggattaagagttcttgacaagagatacacaaaggctgatcacgtcaagaagatcatcagaagcttgccaagaagatggggtccaatggtgactgcattcaaaattgccaagaacctaaatgaagtctctcttgaagaattgatcagtgctctgaggagtcatgaaatagagctggatgctaatgaacctcagacgaaaggtaagtctattgcattaaattctaactataaaaaaatgcactaacgcttttaaggctgaagaagaagattctgaagaatcagaatcagaagaagaagatgaactgtccatgatctccagaagggtaaaccaactctggaagagcaagcataggaagttcaagaacttcaaaatttctaagaagcttgaaaaaggagaatcttctagaagcagaatatatgacaagaagaaggtcacatgctttgagtgcaatgagccaggtcactacaagagtgagtgtccaaagcttcagaaggagaagcccaagaagaagtttcataagaagaaaggtcttatggcaacttgggatgattcagattcatcagaatcagaacctgactctgaaggcgagcaagcaaacattgcgctgatggccatagttgatgatggatcagaatctgcataagaatcagattctgaagaggtagtttctgaactatctagagaaaagttagtttccagtttaacagaacttctggaactcgaggctcatcttagtatcaaatacagaaagctgaaaaagctatttgaatctgaaactaagaagctcgaagtggaaaattctgaactgaaggaaaaagttttaaaattatctaaagatattggatctccttctgactcagtgAAGCccattcctagtctgaaccatattctgaaagaatgtGACTTGAGATTtaggaagtttttatctagaggtattggaagaagtcaacttgcctctatgatatatgctattagtggaaacaagagagttggcataggatatgagggtgatatcccataaaaacttgaacctgtagatgatatgaaaatcatatacaagccattgtatgatcagttcaagtatggccactcccatgatattaggctcacatcacatgccaaaagctttcacattacacacactaagaagcatgtgacacaacctagaaaatatcatgtggctcaacctaaggaatataatgttgtacctcctgttaattataatgctaaacccaagttcaatcagaacttgaggagaactaacaagaaaggacccaagaaaatatgggtacctaaggaaaagattactcccgttgcagatatccttggctgcaaagaagacaaaggaaagcatgtcatggtacctggactctgggtgctctcgacacatgacgggaagaaggtctatgttccaagacctggtgcttaaatctactggagaagttaagtttagaggggatcagaagggcaagataattggctcaggaaccataagtactggtaactctccttctataactaatgttcttctggtagatggattagctcataa contains:
- the LOC131604670 gene encoding uncharacterized protein LOC131604670 — translated: MVERLETAGVVKDLVTLTGNILNANTLRKMNLIKVIGHVPQPILGVRNRRGPVLAEFETLFLNEQPDIKVHYLNVVKKGSVRDAPAGISRQKASTSKSEASEDVSEAAPKVAANKERRTKRKVDLPSVNEENNNQEEVAAEVDENVVVEEVVAKENLDVLVENENIQQEDAEKKKKNKKSKKEDVEKEVEMKKKNKKKKKKLVVVEKRSEEDVNKEEEEKEASRKRELALEKIKVVYEKKKRKGLEADSEGSRKKSKESVPTEVPQPSQPENQPQTAPVEPPQITKVLTPPSSPITNTASDHPIDTLKPRNLRKVQMAASSSHKADSSSPSQQHQQEEEELFYTPLTCTIPWEDLEVICKLIVDFDNLEEH